In Apilactobacillus bombintestini, one genomic interval encodes:
- a CDS encoding MerR family transcriptional regulator, which yields MSNEHIEKYSKDEISEYSKRIQKSMKNTNLSIGIGALSRTCNVPQSKIRYWQQKGYITCKNKDKNTNYRYPLSTLYKVELIKSFLDSGYTLAKSAEKASFIDDTGELLHKLIYERFESLDVIDGNASIDMGPIEDDPNKHIHFVNNDGKMEARIIQHKS from the coding sequence ATGTCTAATGAGCACATAGAAAAATATAGTAAAGATGAAATATCCGAGTACTCTAAACGTATTCAAAAGTCCATGAAAAACACTAATTTATCTATTGGAATTGGTGCATTATCAAGAACTTGTAACGTACCACAAAGTAAAATTAGATACTGGCAACAAAAAGGATATATCACTTGTAAAAATAAGGATAAAAATACCAATTATCGTTACCCACTCAGCACACTTTATAAAGTAGAATTGATAAAATCGTTCCTAGATTCCGGCTACACGTTAGCTAAGTCCGCTGAAAAGGCATCCTTTATTGATGACACAGGTGAGTTACTTCATAAGTTAATATATGAGCGTTTTGAATCACTAGACGTAATTGATGGAAATGCTTCTATTGATATGGGTCCTATCGAAGATGATCCCAATAAACATATTCATTTCGTAAATAATGATGGAAAAATGGAAGCCAGAATCATTCAACACAAATCATAA
- a CDS encoding glycosyltransferase, producing MWFLNIINDFIIGYPIVVSAIWIVGAIFESIYRRSEKFAKVSGDDLVSILVPAHNEKDTLEDAIKAISKVDYSNFEVILVDDKSSDNTLELMYKLQKEYADQFKIKIVPIEHNQGKANAMNEGFAVSEGKYILGMDADSLLDKNSVKELLKTLKSNDKLGAVAGKPVVRNRTTVLGRLQLLEYIGVIDIIKKAQSFLYGRINTVSGVIVGFRREALEDVGGWHTDVITEDIDITWRLYRKGWQVSYQPTMICWILVPEKTKNLIKQRRRWARGGMEVIAKNHDLLLHSTITQKALLYETIISSIWAVLTALSTISYFFNLFLIHEIQLDGDVLLILILVSIFQFCIGFYGSHESALLDFVDLLLIPAYIVYYWMINLVSCILALVSFFLDPDNVGTWSSPDRGLNNYEKKKFG from the coding sequence ATGTGGTTTTTAAACATAATTAACGACTTTATTATTGGATACCCCATTGTTGTATCTGCCATCTGGATTGTAGGTGCAATTTTTGAATCCATATATCGTCGCTCCGAAAAGTTTGCAAAGGTTAGTGGTGACGACTTAGTTTCTATTTTGGTGCCTGCGCACAACGAAAAAGACACTTTAGAAGATGCTATTAAAGCCATTTCAAAGGTAGATTATTCCAACTTTGAAGTTATCCTAGTGGATGACAAAAGTAGTGATAATACCCTAGAGTTAATGTATAAACTTCAAAAAGAATATGCTGATCAATTCAAAATTAAGATAGTTCCTATCGAGCATAATCAAGGAAAAGCAAATGCTATGAATGAAGGATTTGCTGTTTCTGAAGGTAAATATATCCTAGGAATGGATGCTGACTCACTACTAGATAAAAATTCCGTTAAAGAATTACTAAAGACTCTAAAATCCAATGATAAATTGGGTGCTGTGGCTGGTAAGCCAGTAGTAAGAAACCGTACTACTGTACTGGGACGCCTTCAATTACTAGAATACATTGGTGTTATCGATATTATTAAGAAAGCTCAATCTTTCTTATATGGTCGTATCAATACCGTTTCTGGTGTTATCGTTGGTTTCCGTCGTGAAGCACTAGAAGATGTAGGTGGTTGGCATACTGATGTTATCACCGAAGATATCGATATTACTTGGCGTCTATACCGTAAAGGCTGGCAAGTAAGTTACCAACCAACCATGATTTGCTGGATCTTAGTTCCTGAAAAGACTAAGAACTTAATTAAGCAACGTCGTCGTTGGGCTCGTGGTGGTATGGAAGTTATTGCTAAGAACCATGATTTATTACTACACAGTACAATTACCCAAAAAGCCCTACTATATGAAACTATCATTAGTAGTATTTGGGCCGTTTTAACTGCTTTAAGTACTATTTCTTATTTCTTCAATTTATTCCTAATTCATGAAATTCAATTAGATGGTGATGTTTTACTAATCCTTATCTTAGTAAGTATTTTCCAATTCTGTATTGGTTTCTACGGTTCTCACGAATCAGCATTACTAGATTTTGTGGATTTATTATTGATTCCAGCTTACATCGTATACTACTGGATGATTAACCTGGTTTCATGTATCTTAGCTCTAGTATCATTCTTCTTAGATCCTGACAACGTAGGTACATGGAGCAGTCCTGACCGGGGGTTAAATAATTATGAAAAAAAGAAATTTGGATGA
- a CDS encoding polysaccharide deacetylase family protein, whose product MSTKSRRFSRKQRKIIVVIFAIIIVILMSFTIHKSIQYDKGSSEYYGLSKQEEKSKNGILVFCYHRILKDNFGVNVSRTLSTNSQLHDFNVPANEFKDQMKFLHDHHIKVVSSAEMVKMTNSKKPIRGKYAVLTFDDIDRTTIDNAIPTMKKYKFPFTTFIITGNTGRYREGTQLATWKQIQGARQEAGNLMTVGLHTNNMHYLTSSLIPIFNLPHNYHRFTRDFAKSRVVLKKHTGIYGEEFAYPYGGGTDRISNFLRHQHLGWVGTLDSGVVYNHGNGKHSDLIYTPRMIINNNSWPSIHKWFTNK is encoded by the coding sequence ATGTCGACCAAAAGTAGAAGATTTTCAAGAAAGCAACGTAAAATTATCGTAGTTATCTTTGCAATTATTATTGTTATTTTAATGTCCTTTACTATTCACAAATCTATCCAATACGATAAAGGTAGCAGCGAATACTATGGACTATCTAAGCAAGAAGAAAAAAGCAAAAATGGTATTTTAGTTTTCTGTTACCACCGAATTTTGAAAGACAATTTTGGAGTTAATGTTTCAAGAACCCTATCTACTAACTCACAATTACATGATTTCAACGTTCCTGCCAATGAATTTAAAGATCAAATGAAATTCCTACACGACCATCACATTAAAGTGGTTTCCAGTGCAGAAATGGTTAAAATGACTAATTCTAAGAAACCTATTCGTGGTAAATACGCTGTATTGACTTTCGATGATATTGATAGAACTACTATCGATAACGCCATTCCAACTATGAAAAAGTATAAATTCCCATTTACTACTTTCATCATTACTGGAAACACTGGTAGATATCGTGAAGGTACTCAATTAGCTACTTGGAAACAAATTCAAGGAGCTCGTCAAGAAGCTGGTAATTTAATGACTGTTGGTTTACATACTAATAATATGCATTACCTAACATCATCACTAATTCCTATCTTTAACTTACCTCACAATTACCACCGTTTCACTCGTGACTTTGCTAAATCACGTGTAGTATTGAAGAAACACACCGGAATTTATGGTGAAGAATTCGCCTACCCTTACGGTGGTGGAACTGATCGTATTTCTAACTTCTTGAGACACCAACACCTAGGTTGGGTTGGTACTCTAGATAGTGGTGTAGTTTACAATCACGGTAATGGTAAACATTCTGATTTAATCTATACTCCACGTATGATTATTAACAACAATAGTTGGCCAAGTATTCATAAATGGTTTACTAATAAATAA
- a CDS encoding 2,3-diphosphoglycerate-dependent phosphoglycerate mutase encodes MAKLVLIRHGQSQWNLSNQFTGWEDVDLSDKGVEEAKEAGKLIKKAGLEFDYAYTSVLTRAIKTLHYALEESDQLWVPETKTWRLNERHYGRLQGLNKKETAEKYGDEQVHIWRRSYDTLPPLLSADDEGSAVNDRRYKDLDPNLIPGGENLKVTLERVMPLWADQIAPKLLDGKNVLIAAHGNSLRALSKYIERISDDDIMDLEMKTGEPVVYDFNDKLEVVNKTKLDD; translated from the coding sequence ATGGCAAAACTTGTATTGATTCGTCACGGACAAAGTCAATGGAACCTTTCAAACCAATTCACTGGTTGGGAAGACGTTGATTTAAGTGACAAGGGTGTTGAAGAAGCTAAAGAAGCTGGTAAGTTAATTAAGAAGGCAGGTCTAGAATTTGACTATGCATACACTTCAGTATTAACTCGTGCTATCAAGACTTTACACTACGCACTAGAAGAATCCGACCAACTATGGGTTCCAGAAACTAAGACTTGGAGATTAAACGAACGTCATTACGGTCGTCTACAAGGTCTAAACAAGAAGGAAACTGCTGAAAAGTACGGAGACGAACAAGTACACATTTGGCGTCGTTCATACGACACTCTACCTCCATTATTGAGTGCTGATGATGAAGGTTCAGCTGTTAACGATCGTCGTTACAAGGACTTAGATCCTAACTTAATCCCTGGTGGTGAAAACCTAAAGGTTACTCTAGAACGTGTAATGCCTCTATGGGCTGACCAAATTGCTCCTAAATTATTAGATGGCAAGAACGTTTTAATTGCTGCCCACGGTAACTCACTACGTGCTTTAAGTAAGTACATTGAAAGAATCTCTGATGATGACATCATGGATTTAGAAATGAAGACTGGTGAACCAGTTGTTTACGATTTCAATGACAAACTTGAAGTAGTTAACAAAACTAAATTAGACGATTAA
- a CDS encoding AI-2E family transporter, protein MKWWDKFVANVDLRRWCVLIFIIFVLFLMRDMISMLLLTFIFSLLVTKWVLFVRRYIKIPAPLLVIITYLIFIAAVVAVIAIYSPVIYDQAIMTSKHIVAFYNDPDNFVGDERIQSMITEFIHRSNFLSEVKGSFSLLFDYIQSIGQMGLTFFMSLILSFFFTLEEKSMAEFSKRFLTSKFSWFFQDVYYFAKTFTKTFGVVLEAQFLIAIFNTIFTTIIMAILGMPQLVILSIMVFFLSLVPVAGVIISLVPLSIVGYSVGGIRYIIYLVIMIMIVHFLEAYILNPKLMSSRTELPIFYTFCALLIGEEVFGAWGLIVSVPILAFFLEIIGVKGESKKGLKLKKKINLKRIRK, encoded by the coding sequence ATGAAATGGTGGGATAAATTCGTTGCCAACGTGGATTTGAGACGTTGGTGTGTATTAATATTTATCATTTTCGTGCTATTTTTAATGCGCGATATGATAAGCATGTTGTTACTAACTTTCATTTTTTCTTTGTTAGTAACTAAGTGGGTTCTTTTTGTACGAAGATACATTAAGATCCCCGCACCGTTATTAGTTATAATAACTTATTTGATATTTATAGCAGCAGTGGTGGCTGTGATTGCCATTTACTCACCTGTAATTTATGATCAAGCTATCATGACTTCTAAACACATTGTAGCTTTCTACAATGATCCAGATAATTTTGTCGGTGATGAAAGAATTCAATCAATGATTACCGAATTTATTCACCGTTCCAATTTCTTGTCTGAAGTAAAGGGCAGTTTCTCATTGTTATTTGACTATATTCAAAGTATTGGTCAAATGGGATTAACTTTCTTTATGTCATTAATTTTGAGTTTCTTCTTTACTTTGGAAGAAAAATCAATGGCAGAATTTAGTAAACGCTTCTTAACTTCTAAATTCTCTTGGTTCTTCCAAGATGTATATTACTTTGCTAAGACTTTTACTAAGACTTTCGGGGTAGTGTTAGAAGCACAATTTCTAATTGCTATTTTCAATACTATATTTACTACTATCATCATGGCTATTTTAGGTATGCCACAATTAGTAATTTTATCCATTATGGTATTCTTCTTAAGTTTAGTTCCAGTAGCAGGGGTAATTATTTCACTAGTGCCATTATCTATTGTAGGATACTCAGTAGGGGGCATTCGCTACATCATATACTTAGTTATTATGATTATGATTGTCCACTTCCTAGAAGCTTACATTTTGAATCCAAAATTAATGTCTTCTAGAACTGAATTGCCTATTTTCTACACTTTCTGCGCTTTATTGATCGGTGAAGAAGTATTTGGTGCATGGGGCTTAATCGTTTCTGTACCTATCTTGGCTTTCTTCCTAGAAATCATTGGTGTAAAAGGTGAAAGTAAAAAGGGATTAAAACTAAAAAAGAAGATAAATCTCAAGAGAATTAGGAAATAG
- a CDS encoding SAM-dependent methyltransferase codes for MFEKTFFKTFFKHGFDEPIKVNYWDGKSEQYGDGEPKAVITMKEPIPIKDIRKNASIALGEAYMDGKIEVEGSMEDLIVAAYRKSTSFIRDHKYINFLPKQNHNESTSKKDIQSHYDIGNDFYKIWLDKTMTYSCAYFDDTDDLYEAQVKKVHHIIKKLNPQPGRTLLDIGCGWGTLMLTAAKEYDLKVVGVTLSQEQCDYVNSQIEKLGLQDKAEVRLQDYRDLDEQFDYITSVGMFEHVGKENLDEYFGCVAKYLKEHGVALIHGITRQQGGAFNGWINKYIFPGGYVPGMTENLDHIVDNGLQISDLESLRRHYQRTLEHWDKNFNDHIDEVKEVMGDDERFLRMWDLYLKTCAGSFKAGNIDVMQYLLSKGPSGQELPMTRDYMYKEDK; via the coding sequence ATGTTTGAAAAAACCTTTTTTAAAACATTTTTTAAACACGGATTCGACGAACCCATTAAAGTAAATTACTGGGACGGCAAATCTGAACAATATGGTGATGGCGAACCTAAGGCAGTTATCACTATGAAAGAACCAATTCCAATTAAAGATATTCGAAAGAATGCTTCAATTGCATTGGGTGAAGCATACATGGACGGAAAAATCGAAGTTGAAGGTAGCATGGAAGACTTAATCGTTGCTGCATACCGTAAATCAACTAGTTTTATCCGTGATCACAAATACATTAACTTTTTGCCAAAGCAAAACCATAATGAATCTACTAGTAAGAAAGATATCCAAAGTCACTATGACATTGGTAATGATTTCTACAAGATTTGGTTAGATAAGACCATGACTTACTCATGTGCTTACTTTGACGACACTGATGATTTGTACGAAGCACAAGTTAAAAAAGTGCATCACATTATCAAAAAATTAAACCCTCAACCAGGTCGTACCCTTCTAGATATCGGTTGTGGTTGGGGTACTTTAATGCTTACTGCTGCTAAGGAATACGACCTTAAAGTAGTTGGTGTTACTCTAAGTCAAGAACAATGCGATTACGTAAACTCACAAATTGAAAAACTTGGTTTACAAGACAAAGCTGAAGTTCGTTTACAAGACTACCGTGATTTAGATGAACAATTTGATTACATCACTTCTGTAGGTATGTTCGAACACGTAGGTAAAGAAAACCTAGACGAATACTTCGGTTGCGTTGCCAAATACTTAAAAGAACATGGTGTGGCTTTAATCCACGGTATCACAAGACAACAAGGTGGTGCCTTCAACGGTTGGATTAACAAGTACATCTTCCCAGGTGGCTACGTTCCAGGTATGACTGAAAACCTAGACCACATTGTTGATAACGGTCTACAAATTAGTGACTTAGAATCACTAAGAAGACATTACCAACGTACTTTGGAACACTGGGACAAGAACTTCAACGATCATATCGATGAAGTTAAAGAAGTTATGGGTGATGACGAACGCTTCTTAAGAATGTGGGACTTATACCTAAAGACTTGTGCCGGTTCATTCAAAGCTGGAAATATCGATGTTATGCAATACTTACTATCTAAGGGACCTTCTGGACAAGAACTACCTATGACACGTGATTACATGTATAAAGAAGATAAATAA
- a CDS encoding AzlD domain-containing protein, which produces MEWNSTQHFFLIILCFIVAFIPRFVPLSFFRTRKIPKWFNEWMGYIPIALFTSLVVKDLCITSSYTLSISGKAPELIAALLVFLIAYWTRSMAISVILGLASVMLLAVFL; this is translated from the coding sequence ATGGAGTGGAATTCAACACAACATTTTTTTCTTATAATATTATGTTTCATCGTGGCCTTTATCCCAAGATTTGTGCCATTATCATTTTTTAGAACCAGAAAAATTCCTAAGTGGTTTAATGAATGGATGGGATACATTCCAATTGCTTTATTTACTTCACTAGTAGTAAAGGATTTGTGTATTACATCATCATATACTTTGTCAATTTCTGGAAAAGCTCCAGAATTAATTGCTGCTTTATTAGTATTTTTGATTGCGTATTGGACACGTTCCATGGCAATTTCAGTAATCCTGGGCTTAGCCTCAGTTATGCTATTAGCAGTATTTCTATAA
- a CDS encoding AzlC family ABC transporter permease: MPLNISYVPIGIACGILLHAAGFNTLLTALVSLVVFSGGAQFLIASMLTINSPLLSIVIMLFFLELRYALLGSSISKYLQGKSFWFTVVFALSLNDETYAVNYLKLSTDKKFTPEDALQIEHYALVVWTISTVIGSLVGSSISINLTVVHFALTALFIYMVVMQMKSLLKVLIILLTIGLAIVFMLLMKSTLGLVVSTLLASFVGFFIESWIRSHYKRYKKNRLLRLFKNPAGTPQDKFEEETE, from the coding sequence ATGCCTTTGAACATTAGTTACGTTCCCATTGGAATTGCGTGTGGAATTTTGTTACATGCAGCAGGTTTTAACACCTTATTGACAGCATTAGTTTCACTAGTGGTTTTCTCAGGTGGTGCACAATTTTTGATAGCTTCCATGCTAACAATTAATTCACCATTACTTTCAATTGTAATTATGTTATTCTTCTTGGAACTAAGATATGCATTATTAGGTTCAAGTATTTCTAAGTATTTACAAGGAAAATCATTTTGGTTTACGGTAGTTTTTGCACTTTCATTGAATGATGAAACTTATGCGGTAAACTATTTGAAACTTTCTACTGATAAGAAGTTTACACCAGAAGACGCATTACAAATTGAACATTACGCGTTAGTGGTATGGACTATTAGTACAGTAATTGGAAGTCTAGTAGGTTCATCCATTTCTATTAATTTGACAGTGGTTCACTTTGCCTTAACTGCGTTATTTATCTACATGGTGGTAATGCAAATGAAGTCATTATTGAAGGTATTAATTATCTTGCTAACTATTGGACTAGCAATTGTCTTCATGTTATTAATGAAGTCAACACTAGGTTTAGTAGTTTCAACATTATTAGCTTCTTTTGTAGGTTTCTTTATAGAATCCTGGATCCGCAGCCACTACAAGCGCTACAAGAAGAATCGTTTGTTACGCTTGTTTAAGAACCCTGCGGGAACACCACAAGATAAATTCGAAGAAGAAACGGAGTAG
- a CDS encoding family 20 glycosylhydrolase produces the protein MKRKWICILSIALLLCSTGLFGTTASASVKTGRKGMTLDSARTFYSPDLIKKYIRTLSKHHASFLNLHLTDNERFGVENAYLGQTTRKAVKKHGIYYNKKTKKAFLSKNQLKELIRYAKQRHIELIPEIDLPGHDESVLRLLSYSKKGRHIKRQVVQKGGYHEMKYGSAHTLALSKRILSEYLPLLSKGMHIGIGTDELSVDTKSQEKTFAKYLNAMDSYVNKHGKKLSAWNDGFHKRVISKIHKNILVFYWSRNGEISNQHDRREMIRLRATLPQLVKKGFNVINCDFYYLYVINNKKMYTADSRSYWKQALKKWNSHVWDDNNFSDAYHGKREISAAICIWGVADSGYNGQRSYKLSQQYLNAFLQHK, from the coding sequence ATGAAACGAAAATGGATATGTATATTAAGTATTGCTTTATTGCTATGTAGTACCGGACTTTTTGGTACGACCGCTTCAGCAAGTGTTAAGACGGGAAGAAAAGGGATGACACTCGATAGTGCTCGAACCTTTTATTCTCCTGATTTGATTAAAAAATATATTCGAACTTTGTCTAAACACCATGCTAGTTTTTTGAATTTACATTTAACTGATAACGAACGCTTTGGTGTAGAAAATGCTTACTTAGGCCAAACTACCCGTAAGGCCGTAAAAAAGCATGGCATTTACTATAACAAAAAGACTAAGAAAGCCTTTCTAAGTAAAAATCAATTAAAAGAATTGATCCGTTATGCCAAACAACGACATATTGAATTAATACCCGAAATTGATTTACCTGGACATGACGAAAGTGTTCTACGCTTGTTAAGTTATTCTAAAAAGGGTCGTCATATAAAACGCCAAGTAGTACAAAAGGGCGGTTATCATGAAATGAAGTACGGAAGTGCACATACTTTAGCATTATCCAAACGTATTTTGTCGGAATACCTTCCTTTGTTGAGCAAGGGGATGCATATTGGTATCGGAACTGATGAATTATCAGTAGATACTAAGAGCCAAGAAAAAACCTTTGCTAAGTATCTTAATGCCATGGACAGTTATGTTAACAAACATGGTAAGAAGTTATCTGCCTGGAATGATGGTTTTCACAAACGAGTTATTTCTAAAATTCACAAGAATATTTTAGTTTTCTACTGGAGTAGAAATGGTGAAATTAGTAATCAACATGATCGTCGTGAAATGATTCGTTTACGTGCTACCTTACCTCAATTGGTAAAGAAGGGCTTTAACGTTATCAATTGTGATTTCTATTATTTATATGTAATTAATAATAAGAAAATGTATACCGCTGATTCTCGTAGCTATTGGAAGCAAGCATTGAAAAAGTGGAATTCGCATGTGTGGGATGATAATAATTTTTCCGATGCATATCATGGTAAAAGGGAAATAAGCGCTGCTATTTGTATTTGGGGAGTTGCAGATTCTGGATACAATGGCCAACGTTCTTATAAATTAAGTCAACAATATTTGAATGCATTCTTGCAACATAAATAA
- a CDS encoding D-alanyl-D-alanine carboxypeptidase family protein has protein sequence MPNKLSLKLSLVIVSLVMLLGIATSTVPNVQASQDKTEEIARSKKLDKDTQKLLKSNKPLQLDAKSALAIDYKTGQLLYAKNINKALPVASMSKLLTLYVTLHMIHNGQAHWNDKVKINRDLHKLSVDKDYANVKLKLGHYYTIRQLYQAAVYSENAATMALGYGLAHGSTQKFALMMRHQARDLGIKDATIYTACGLTNGEVGALGFKDAPYDAENKLSARDMALLAMKILQLYPDILKSTSANTTKFEKTTMLNWNWMIKGRSQALPDIMVDGLKTGTSDTAKACFTGTAVKNGRRIITVVMGVPNKGQYDPNRFIQTRKLMKYVFAKYHYFALPKGAYLNGITNGFNNGMINVADGKRKHVDLSIAKNTNVWLTKKQMFNIVDVKPTKNYQGNHGVEAPFTDEDVIATGKVMGISYLPGVNNTVSLKSNQNVKSINFFARIWHKILNLF, from the coding sequence ATGCCAAATAAGCTGTCCCTTAAGTTATCTTTAGTGATAGTTAGTTTAGTTATGTTATTAGGAATCGCTACTAGTACGGTGCCCAACGTACAAGCTAGCCAAGATAAAACCGAAGAAATCGCGCGTAGTAAAAAGTTAGATAAAGACACGCAAAAATTATTGAAGAGCAATAAGCCTTTGCAATTGGATGCTAAGTCCGCGTTGGCGATTGATTATAAGACGGGCCAATTATTATATGCTAAAAATATTAATAAGGCCTTGCCAGTAGCTTCTATGAGTAAGCTATTAACTTTATACGTAACCTTGCATATGATTCATAATGGTCAAGCACACTGGAACGATAAAGTAAAAATCAATCGTGATTTACATAAATTAAGTGTGGATAAAGACTATGCTAACGTTAAGTTGAAATTAGGTCATTACTACACCATCCGTCAGTTATATCAAGCAGCCGTATATTCAGAAAATGCCGCCACTATGGCATTAGGATATGGTTTAGCCCACGGCAGTACTCAAAAATTTGCGTTAATGATGAGACATCAAGCACGAGATTTAGGCATTAAAGATGCCACTATTTATACTGCTTGTGGATTAACTAACGGCGAAGTGGGGGCATTAGGTTTCAAAGATGCGCCTTATGATGCCGAAAATAAATTATCAGCTCGTGACATGGCACTATTAGCTATGAAGATATTGCAACTATATCCTGATATTTTAAAGAGTACGTCAGCTAATACTACTAAGTTTGAAAAAACTACTATGCTAAATTGGAATTGGATGATTAAAGGCCGTAGCCAAGCATTACCTGACATTATGGTAGATGGACTAAAGACAGGGACTTCCGACACTGCTAAGGCTTGTTTTACCGGTACAGCGGTGAAAAATGGTCGTCGTATTATTACCGTAGTGATGGGAGTGCCTAATAAAGGTCAATATGATCCTAATCGTTTTATCCAAACTAGAAAGTTAATGAAATATGTATTTGCTAAGTATCACTACTTTGCTTTACCTAAGGGTGCTTATCTAAATGGTATTACCAACGGTTTTAACAATGGCATGATTAATGTAGCCGACGGTAAACGTAAACATGTGGATTTAAGCATCGCGAAAAATACTAACGTTTGGCTAACTAAAAAACAAATGTTTAATATCGTAGATGTAAAACCTACTAAGAATTATCAAGGAAATCATGGAGTAGAAGCACCATTTACTGATGAAGATGTAATTGCCACCGGAAAAGTAATGGGAATTTCTTATCTACCCGGTGTAAATAACACAGTAAGTTTAAAATCTAATCAAAATGTTAAATCTATTAACTTCTTTGCACGGATTTGGCATAAAATTCTTAATCTATTTTAA
- a CDS encoding sensor histidine kinase, with amino-acid sequence MKTKNKAMTLTHKEKISLLMDAVLTSLFILLVNFLVFYVIEVYYATHPDWQHELIHIGHSILAGNNEQLWNWSNVFIVTIAALDMFFLYIRLYMHYRHIQQQRIIAELYYIADGHFDHQIPYRFQGDERKIVDSINILVENVIHSMSEELKTKRSKDELISNVSHDIRTPLTSIIGYLGLIENHQFNSTDDLYKYVHIAYFKAKQMKDLADSLFEYTKLTESNRKPSQVRKVEMQSMLDQLSAEYDLLANEHEMKLHTTTNFTHLEIEANPDELARAIGNLLTNALKYGKDGENLYLEGKQINPKELVIKVANDGEKIPEASLDHVFDRFYRVENSRNKSTSGTGLGLAIVNEIVKLHGGYCEVSSNDKLTTFSLHLPIQQENKLIPAQGKH; translated from the coding sequence ATGAAAACCAAGAATAAAGCCATGACCTTAACGCATAAAGAAAAAATTAGTTTACTAATGGATGCGGTGTTAACCAGTCTTTTCATCCTATTAGTGAACTTTTTAGTATTTTACGTAATTGAAGTTTATTACGCTACTCATCCGGATTGGCAACATGAATTAATTCATATTGGTCATTCAATTTTAGCAGGTAATAATGAACAATTATGGAACTGGAGCAATGTTTTCATTGTGACCATTGCTGCGTTAGATATGTTTTTCTTGTACATTCGTTTGTATATGCATTATCGTCATATTCAACAACAACGCATTATCGCCGAGTTGTACTATATAGCTGATGGTCATTTTGATCATCAAATCCCTTATCGTTTTCAAGGGGATGAACGAAAGATTGTTGATAGTATTAACATTTTAGTAGAAAACGTAATTCATTCTATGTCCGAAGAATTAAAGACGAAGCGTTCTAAGGACGAATTAATTTCGAATGTTTCGCATGATATCCGTACACCATTAACTTCGATTATTGGTTATTTAGGATTGATTGAGAATCATCAATTTAACTCTACGGATGATTTATATAAATACGTACACATCGCTTATTTTAAAGCTAAACAAATGAAGGATTTAGCCGATTCATTATTTGAATATACTAAGTTAACCGAAAGTAATCGTAAGCCTTCACAGGTACGTAAAGTTGAAATGCAATCGATGCTCGATCAATTATCTGCTGAATATGATTTATTAGCTAATGAGCATGAGATGAAGTTGCATACCACTACCAATTTTACGCATTTAGAAATTGAAGCTAATCCCGATGAATTAGCCAGAGCTATTGGTAACTTATTAACTAATGCTTTGAAATACGGTAAAGACGGGGAAAATCTTTATTTAGAAGGCAAACAAATTAACCCTAAAGAATTAGTGATTAAGGTGGCCAATGACGGAGAAAAAATTCCTGAAGCATCACTAGATCACGTTTTTGATCGTTTTTATCGTGTAGAAAATTCTCGCAACAAGTCCACTAGTGGAACGGGCTTGGGTTTAGCGATTGTAAATGAAATTGTTAAGTTACATGGCGGATACTGTGAAGTATCTTCTAATGATAAATTAACCACTTTTAGTTTGCATTTACCCATTCAACAAGAAAATAAATTAATACCCGCACAGGGAAAACATTAG